The region AACAAGATGTGCTTCCAGCCAATCCTCGCCAGCGCGCAAGCACCCGCGTTCATGAATGTTCCTATCCACAGGCTGCTTGCGTACAATTTGTAGATGAAATACGATATGACAGAACCGGCAAACTTACATATCCATCCTTGCGCACATCGTAGCCGCATTGTTTGATCTTGATCTGCTCGTGGGGACGCCTACGACAGCAGGAGAAGGGCACACCGCACGCCTCCCTACTGCCAATGGCAATAGATGAGCAGTTAAAGTAGTTGTTGCTGTCCCAGTCCTTCGGGCCATCAACGCCGCAACACTGTAACCAGTCTTCCTGGATCCAGTCAATAAGATTCTGTTGGTCAGCATCCTCTCGATAGTGACGGATGAAGGCTTTCAGGCCCTCGGTGGCCTGGTTCTTTATCTAAAAAAGGCAAGTGTTAATAAACGTAGGCTCAGCATTTTCAAAACCATTCGGAACTCACCCATCCCTTGTCCTTAAGCACGAAGGCCACGGCACAGAAACCGATCTCGGCGATGAGCAGAACACTGAGGAAGATGGCGTACTACTGGCACAAAGATCACGATTAGCTACGCACACAGAGAAAGATCCACAATCAACGGAGTACCCACCGCTGCAAGGAGACAAGTGTTCTCGCGCAAGGCCCCCACGCTGCCCATAAAGCCCAGCAGAAAGGTTACGCCGCCCAGGATAATCAGGACAAAAGCGGGGTCTAGGGCGATGAAGTGCAGCCGAGTGATGTTGCGGAACATGTCCTTCTCACTCCAAGCCCAGATGCCAACCGACAGGACCAGCAAAGCCGAAAGCCACAGAACCACATTGCTGGCGAAGAGAAGGTACTTTAGGCAGCAGCTGATTTCGCTGGTCTCGCGGCGGAACTTGCGCACAGGAGCTGGCATTACTCCAATTtcaacaataataaatatggcctaaaagaaacaaaaacgTAAGTTAGTTTTTGTTCACCAGTGTGACCGTGGATGCACTCTtaaaatttggtttttttgGTGTATTATAGCATCTTCCCACAGAGAtccatccaccatctaccatcctTTGAACGGATGATCCATAAGGTTTCGCCGTTCCGAAAATTTCCCAGTTAGTTCCCCATGTAAATttgaaggactcttttatgcGATAGTTAGGCGATGTTTTTTCTAGCTGAGCTCTTCTTCTTGACAGTGGAAATTTAAACGTTCTCTACGAAAACTACGAAAACGTAAACAATCATGACAGGGAACAATCGAAAATCTAAGGTGCAGAACAGCAGATCAGCTGTTGTCGGATGatagatggtggatgtgcTCTTCGGGAATGGGAGTTTCAcattaaacaaggaagaacgctaaagtcgagtacctcgactatcagatacccgttactcagctgaagggaccaaaaggaaatggagatatgcaagcagcaaaacgagattgaaatgcgccacctatcggcggtagacagatttaagcgttatgggcgttagagtgggcgtagcaaattttttttggtcaatcgataggtattgacgagaccaatacagttcatttaaaattttgtatctagcatgaaaattgtgggcgtcacaggcttgggcggtttgtgagcgttagagtgggcgtggcactctactgaaacaaacttgcgcagcgtaagaagctcaggaatctgcagccaaatctcaatagcctagctctcatagtttccgagatctcagcgttcatccggacggacagacagacggacagacggacatggctagatcgactcggctagtgatcctgatcaagagtatatatactttatagggtcggaaacgcttccttctgcctgttacatacattccgacgaatctagtatacttttttactctacgaataacgggtataaaataGGAGGCGCAGAAGCAACAGGTTTGGTTTGATAAGCCACAGGTCTTTAGATCAGCTGTTATCGGATGGCAGATGGTGGATGAGCCCTGTTGGAATCGGAGTCtcacatttgtcaaaaatcccAACCGTTTCGAACGGATGGACTCTATGGAAGGGGCTTATTAAGTTACTTTCAATCCGGAAAGTAGGGGAGACTTCTTTTGGCCGTCCCGTTTATACAGGTAAACGCCACCGCGTTTTCGTCTGTTTATGAAAATGAACAAAGATTTCCCACCCAATTCTTATCGATATGTGTGCATAAATgtgtgagtgtgagtgtgtCCCTGGAAGCAAAAAAGGGATAATTCTATCACCTACCGTCCAGAAAGTCACTTCTTAGTAACTTCTGAACTATAGAACAACGACAGAACGCATTTTACTCGCGGAAAATGAAGGTCGCGATAATTACCGTTActttatttctaaaaattcCTCTGGACTCCATTTCGAGCCACGCTATTGTTTTCGCCCGAGCGTCATTTCGATTCGCGATTTGTCTGTGTTCAGTGCGGATTTGTATCAAATTTATGTGTTTACAAAATACTATAATTTTTTCTAATTGTATAGCATATTAAAATGTCCATCTCAACAAAGGGTGAGAAATTACGAGATTAGAGCGAAGCTGTACGAAActctatttaattaaaaaattaaaaatgtaggGAATGTAGTAATCGTTGATATGTAGATTATTAATGATTTTGTAGGACGTGTATTGAAGGGTGTCTTTATTGATGCCACTTAGGAAAACGGAAGAGAGCTTGTCCAGTGTGACCGTCTCTAACGAACATACGTACATTCAATATGAGCTTATACATTATTAACACTTACTACCTTATTATGAGAATACTGCATTCTCACTATTATTACAGGGAAGTCTCCAAAAAACCCcgcaggaggtcagtgcagttGAAAAAGTACGcttaatccaagctgttgcccattattgtgaggtttcaccgacaggaagcaatattACAACAGGGCAAATCCACGGAGAACAACCACAGAATTTCAGTGTCCGTCCTCGAAAGGAAAGTAagttctggccaaaagaaaTTGGTTACGTTGTACAAATAGAAGTATcattttagcagaaccaccagaacaacctccgacgagctctccattgggGAACCACAGGACTCCACAGCCACCAGATACTTGGCAGCTAAAGCGGAGATGGACGACGAGCTGGCCTCTATACGGAGAAGGAAAaaagggcgcccgctaaggaacagctggaggagctatCACCAGCCACTGCCGggttgggaacggggttgttcCGCCGGATGCCTTagacttcctcaaggtccaattcGGAGCTGGGCTGCAGAGGGCGCGGGAAAGacggcgaagcatccgtgggacgagaagcaAGCTTAATAGTacttatttacataaataaaaatattcgttgaacattacatttatttgaatttgaatttatttgtGCTCCagctcttcttttttaaattgctccaactgatttgtttttcgtttaagcctagtactcacatcgacgaaaaccgc is a window of Drosophila subpulchrella strain 33 F10 #4 breed RU33 unplaced genomic scaffold, RU_Dsub_v1.1 Primary Assembly Seq86, whole genome shotgun sequence DNA encoding:
- the LOC119562718 gene encoding tetraspanin-17 isoform X4, with the translated sequence MESRGIFRNKVTAIFIIVEIGVMPAPVRKFRRETSEISCCLKYLLFASNVVLWLSALLVLSVGIWAWSEKDMFRNITRLHFIALDPAFVLIILGGVTFLLGFMGSVGALRENTCLLAAYAIFLSVLLIAEIGFCAVAFVLKDKGWIKNQATEGLKAFIRHYREDADQQNLIDWIQEDWLQCCGVDGPKDWDSNNYFNCSSIAIGSREACGVPFSCCRRRPHEQIKIKQCGYDVRKDGYPVDRNIHERGCLRAGEDWLEAHLVCVAICCVALLVLQGMELSKIIYEKGCVQAGEEWMEHNLIIIFSTVIAVMFFQVSI
- the LOC119562718 gene encoding tetraspanin-17 isoform X2 translates to MESRGIFRNKVTAIFIIVEIGVMPAPVRKFRRETSEISCCLKYLLFASNVVLWLSALLVLSVGIWAWSEKDMFRNITRLHFIALDPAFVLIILGGVTFLLGFMGSVGALRENTCLLAAYAIFLSVLLIAEIGFCAVAFVLKDKGWIKNQATEGLKAFIRHYREDADQQNLIDWIQEDWLQCCGVDGPKDWDSNNYFNCSSIAIGSREACGVPFSCCRRRPHEQIKIKQCGYDVRKDGYPVDRNIHERGCLRAGEDWLEAHLVCVAICCVALLVLQGMELSKIIYEKGCVQAGEEWMEHNLIIIFSTVIAVMFFQILGICFAQNLRADVYNQKSKWH
- the LOC119562718 gene encoding tetraspanin-17 isoform X1 is translated as MESRGIFRNKVTAIFIIVEIGVMPAPVRKFRRETSEISCCLKYLLFASNVVLWLSALLVLSVGIWAWSEKDMFRNITRLHFIALDPAFVLIILGGVTFLLGFMGSVGALRENTCLLAAYAIFLSVLLIAEIGFCAVAFVLKDKGWIKNQATEGLKAFIRHYREDADQQNLIDWIQEDWLQCCGVDGPKDWDSNNYFNCSSIAIGSREACGVPFSCCRRRPHEQIKIKQCGYDVRKDGYPVDRNIHERGCLRAGEDWLEAHLVCVAICCVALLVLQQLLCKPACLYMKILESSFLHSHSPSAAPNKRHTFNITYSCDINYKYKGGIFFVLPTNRDEYYIIGFGYNFFLNL
- the LOC119562718 gene encoding tetraspanin-17 isoform X9, producing MESRGIFRNKVTAIFIIVEIGVMPAPVRKFRRETSEISCCLKYLLFASNVVLWLSALLVLSVGIWAWSEKDMFRNITRLHFIALDPAFVLIILGGVTFLLGFMGSVGALRENTCLLAAYAIFLSVLLIAEIGFCAVAFVLKDKGWIKNQATEGLKAFIRHYREDADQQNLIDWIQEDWLQCCGVDGPKDWDSNNYFNCSSIAIGSREACGVPFSCCRRRPHEQIKIKQCGYDVRKDGYPVDRNIHERGCLRAGEDWLEAHLVCVAICCVALLVLQGN
- the LOC119562718 gene encoding tetraspanin-17 isoform X7 codes for the protein MESRGIFRNKVTAIFIIVEIGVMPAPVRKFRRETSEISCCLKYLLFASNVVLWLSALLVLSVGIWAWSEKDMFRNITRLHFIALDPAFVLIILGGVTFLLGFMGSVGALRENTCLLAAYAIFLSVLLIAEIGFCAVAFVLKDKGWIKNQATEGLKAFIRHYREDADQQNLIDWIQEDWLQCCGVDGPKDWDSNNYFNCSSIAIGSREACGVPFSCCRRRPHEQIKIKQCGYDVRKDGYPVDRNIHERGCLRAGEDWLEAHLVCVAICCVALLVLQILGICFAQNLRADVYNQKSKWH
- the LOC119562718 gene encoding tetraspanin-17 isoform X11 translates to MESRGIFRNKVTAIFIIVEIGVMPAPVRKFRRETSEISCCLKYLLFASNVVLWLSALLVLSVGIWAWSEKDMFRNITRLHFIALDPAFVLIILGGVTFLLGFMGSVGALRENTCLLAAYAIFLSVLLIAEIGFCAVAFVLKDKGWIKNQATEGLKAFIRHYREDADQQNLIDWIQEDWLQCCGVDGPKDWDSNNYFNCSSIAIGSREACGVPFSCCRRRPHEQIKIKQCGYDVRKDGYGGSIGGRCVRCSGTILPAFWFVGSC
- the LOC119562718 gene encoding tetraspanin-17 isoform X10, producing MESRGIFRNKVTAIFIIVEIGVMPAPVRKFRRETSEISCCLKYLLFASNVVLWLSALLVLSVGIWAWSEKDMFRNITRLHFIALDPAFVLIILGGVTFLLGFMGSVGALRENTCLLAAYAIFLSVLLIAEIGFCAVAFVLKDKGWIKNQATEGLKAFIRHYREDADQQNLIDWIQEDWLQCCGVDGPKDWDSNNYFNCSSIAIGSREACGVPFSCCRRRPHEQIKIKQCGYDVRKDGYQTNDFASTPTTMWVPPSACLMLRRRGS
- the LOC119562718 gene encoding tetraspanin-17 isoform X8, which translates into the protein MESRGIFRNKVTAIFIIVEIGVMPAPVRKFRRETSEISCCLKYLLFASNVVLWLSALLVLSVGIWAWSEKDMFRNITRLHFIALDPAFVLIILGGVTFLLGFMGSVGALRENTCLLAAYAIFLSVLLIAEIGFCAVAFVLKDKGWIKNQATEGLKAFIRHYREDADQQNLIDWIQEDWLQCCGVDGPKDWDSNNYFNCSSIAIGSREACGVPFSCCRRRPHEQIKIKQCGYDVRKDGYPVDRNIHERGCLRAGEDWLEAHLVCVAICCVALLVLQMDQILTFKSCRS
- the LOC119562718 gene encoding tetraspanin-5 isoform X5, translating into MESRGIFRNKVTAIFIIVEIGVMPAPVRKFRRETSEISCCLKYLLFASNVVLWLSALLVLSVGIWAWSEKDMFRNITRLHFIALDPAFVLIILGGVTFLLGFMGSVGALRENTCLLAAYAIFLSVLLIAEIGFCAVAFVLKDKGWIKNQATEGLKAFIRHYREDADQQNLIDWIQEDWLQCCGVDGPKDWDSNNYFNCSSIAIGSREACGVPFSCCRRRPHEQIKIKQCGYDVRKDGYQLLCKPACLYMKILESSFLHSHSPSAAPNKRHTFNITYSCDINYKYKGGIFFVLPTNRDEYYIIGFGYNFFLNL
- the LOC119562719 gene encoding uncharacterized protein LOC119562719 isoform X1; translated protein: MKGSLQKTPQEVSAVEKVRLIQAVAHYCEVSPTGSNITTGQIHGEQPQNFSVRPRKETEPPEQPPTSSPLGNHRTPQPPDTWQLKRRWTTSWPLYGEGKKGAR
- the LOC119562718 gene encoding tetraspanin-5 isoform X12, with amino-acid sequence MESRGIFRNKVTAIFIIVEIGVMPAPVRKFRRETSEISCCLKYLLFASNVVLWLSALLVLSVGIWAWSEKDMFRNITRLHFIALDPAFVLIILGGVTFLLGFMGSVGALRENTCLLAAYAIFLSVLLIAEIGFCAVAFVLKDKGWIKNQATEGLKAFIRHYREDADQQNLIDWIQEDWLQCCGVDGPKDWDSNNYFNCSSIAIGSREACGVPFSCCRRRPHEQIKIKQCGYDVRKDGYMDQILTFKSCRS
- the LOC119562718 gene encoding tetraspanin-17 isoform X6; translation: MESRGIFRNKVTAIFIIVEIGVMPAPVRKFRRETSEISCCLKYLLFASNVVLWLSALLVLSVGIWAWSEKDMFRNITRLHFIALDPAFVLIILGGVTFLLGFMGSVGALRENTCLLAAYAIFLSVLLIAEIGFCAVAFVLKDKGWIKNQATEGLKAFIRHYREDADQQNLIDWIQEDWLQCCGVDGPKDWDSNNYFNCSSIAIGSREACGVPFSCCRRRPHEQIKIKQCGYDVRKDGYGMELSKIIYEKGCVQAGEEWMEHNLIIIFSTVIAVMFFQILGICFAQNLRADVYNQKSKWH
- the LOC119562718 gene encoding tetraspanin-17 isoform X3; its protein translation is MPAPVRKFRRETSEISCCLKYLLFASNVVLWLSALLVLSVGIWAWSEKDMFRNITRLHFIALDPAFVLIILGGVTFLLGFMGSVGALRENTCLLAAYAIFLSVLLIAEIGFCAVAFVLKDKGWIKNQATEGLKAFIRHYREDADQQNLIDWIQEDWLQCCGVDGPKDWDSNNYFNCSSIAIGSREACGVPFSCCRRRPHEQIKIKQCGYDVRKDGYPVDRNIHERGCLRAGEDWLEAHLVCVAICCVALLVLQQLLCKPACLYMKILESSFLHSHSPSAAPNKRHTFNITYSCDINYKYKGGIFFVLPTNRDEYYIIGFGYNFFLNL
- the LOC119562718 gene encoding tetraspanin-17 isoform X13; amino-acid sequence: MESRGIFRNKVTAIFIIVEIGVMPAPVRKFRRETSEISCCLKYLLFASNVVLWLSALLVLSVGIWAWSEKDMFRNITRLHFIALDPAFVLIILGGVTFLLGFMGSVGALRENTCLLAAYAIFLSVLLIAEIGFCAVAFVLKDKGWIKNQATEGLKAFIRHYREDADQQNLIDWIQEDWLQCCGVDGPKDWDSNNYFNCSSIAIGSREACGVPFSCCRRRPHEQIKIKQCGYDVRKDGYGN
- the LOC119562719 gene encoding uncharacterized protein LOC119562719 isoform X2, with protein sequence MKGSLQKTPQEVSAVEKVRLIQAVAHYCEVSPTGSNITTGQIHGEQPQNFSVRPRKEKPPEQPPTSSPLGNHRTPQPPDTWQLKRRWTTSWPLYGEGKKGAR